In Paenibacillus sp. JQZ6Y-1, one genomic interval encodes:
- a CDS encoding extracellular solute-binding protein, producing MNRPWQTTIIVVLVLLLTACGSSGSGSSGAEAETYNSDVQKVSDISGTVRVALAGWQLENGMDAVTGQETTGFNQYVQDTFKKMYPNITLEVTQVPWENAQAKQRALLMSGDVDVLYTGGAFASQYYNEGLLRNIDDLIKQDKEFDPSIYLQGIWNNSYSTRSPDGKNQYGIPAVLGKRVTIYDKQLFDEWGVEPLSEVPTPEEILEKAKKMTGTNPKTGEQNYGLYFAGNSLNQATLVALSYYFDAKGGEGTLDKPADIQWELNTPGMVKAVQWLGEAAKLAPPAFVNGNGAENFGLDKNNVAMVLDNSGTTIMSEYRANKDDALLQRYIPVMNMGPDGTGWVAVDPIIMAKKAENPEAAWAVMKFLASYDTQKWAYLNFDMTPTLTNADFVESNNGFIKNAMKMAEISKPTLMDEADPFYNSEIVPAVNGYISEVANGGSPDVQALLDRLQSRAEQWSASQK from the coding sequence ATGAACAGACCATGGCAAACTACGATTATTGTCGTTCTAGTGCTGTTGCTGACTGCATGTGGTTCTTCGGGCAGTGGTAGCAGTGGTGCGGAAGCAGAAACGTACAATTCCGATGTCCAGAAGGTATCCGACATTTCCGGTACGGTGCGTGTCGCGCTTGCCGGTTGGCAGCTTGAAAATGGGATGGACGCGGTGACCGGACAGGAGACGACGGGCTTCAACCAGTACGTGCAGGATACGTTTAAGAAAATGTATCCCAATATCACGTTAGAGGTCACTCAGGTTCCGTGGGAAAATGCGCAGGCAAAGCAGCGCGCCCTGCTTATGTCGGGCGATGTAGATGTGCTGTATACGGGCGGGGCGTTTGCTTCCCAGTATTATAATGAAGGATTGCTGCGCAATATCGACGATCTAATCAAACAAGACAAAGAGTTCGACCCTTCCATTTATCTGCAAGGCATCTGGAACAATTCTTACAGCACACGCTCCCCTGACGGCAAAAATCAGTATGGTATTCCGGCAGTACTGGGTAAGCGCGTCACCATTTACGACAAGCAGCTGTTCGACGAATGGGGCGTAGAGCCATTGTCCGAAGTACCAACACCAGAAGAAATTCTGGAAAAAGCGAAAAAGATGACAGGCACCAACCCAAAAACGGGTGAGCAAAATTACGGATTGTACTTTGCTGGCAATTCGCTCAATCAGGCAACGCTGGTGGCACTTAGTTATTATTTTGATGCAAAAGGCGGCGAAGGTACACTGGATAAACCAGCGGATATTCAATGGGAGCTGAACACACCGGGTATGGTCAAAGCCGTCCAATGGCTGGGCGAAGCTGCCAAGCTGGCACCGCCTGCATTTGTGAACGGTAATGGTGCAGAGAACTTCGGTCTGGACAAAAACAATGTCGCTATGGTGCTCGACAATAGTGGTACGACGATTATGAGTGAATATCGTGCCAACAAAGACGATGCACTGCTGCAACGATATATTCCCGTCATGAATATGGGACCAGACGGCACAGGCTGGGTTGCGGTCGACCCAATCATCATGGCAAAAAAAGCCGAGAATCCAGAAGCAGCATGGGCAGTTATGAAATTCCTCGCTAGCTATGATACACAGAAGTGGGCATATTTGAACTTTGATATGACACCGACACTGACCAATGCAGATTTCGTTGAGTCCAACAATGGCTTTATCAAAAATGCAATGAAAATGGCTGAGATCAGCAAGCCGACCCTCATGGACGAAGCCGATCCGTTTTATAACAGCGAGATCGTGCCAGCAGTGAACGGTTATATTAGTGAGGTTGCCAACGGTGGCTCGCCAGATGTGCAAGCACTGCTGGATCGACTGCAATCGAGAGCAGAGCAGTGGTCGGCAAGTCAGAAGTAA
- a CDS encoding cache domain-containing sensor histidine kinase encodes MWRMLIHRINDIKIKNKLIIAYIFVVMLPVLVIGGVVVNYMRQDALNNAIEQTTTNVERIKNQLTTMLRVPINISNELLFDSRLSQVVNTRYDRVYDLVEAYRNYQEFDEYQRLYSEVSAIRFYATNDTLQDNLEFMRVNSDTRNSDWYQAAINSRKINWFYRKDDQINTPRVLSLVRKINFTDYTTSGVLVIELSQSYLNSLISAEPFETMILDDRGNIVSAKNTELIGKRLDDPGIDIDIDLASRGIYEREVNGQLSNIVVDELIPDSSMNGLKIVSVFSNNSIVRDSNMIILIGTGVLVAILLIGLLFLQLISLLITRRLSGLSRQINRVGTGDLKVSSNITGMDEIGQLSRKFNDMVLNIRQLMDQVYETNERNTKLEISQRDINFKMLASQMNPHFLFNALESIRMKAHVNGEKEIAYIVRLLGKLIRNNLEIGSKHTTIHGEMELVRSYLEIQKFRFGDRLSYELLLDPQTGDTSIPPLIIQPLVENAIIHGMESRESGGLIIIRTLQIEHDVLIDVIDNGSGMSAERLKQVRQSLRTDNEGDRIGLKNVHQRLTLSYGEAYGLHISSTPHAGTQISFKIPASDVTESE; translated from the coding sequence ATGTGGCGTATGCTGATCCATCGTATTAACGATATCAAAATCAAAAACAAGCTGATTATCGCGTATATTTTTGTCGTGATGTTGCCGGTGCTGGTGATCGGCGGCGTTGTCGTAAATTATATGCGTCAGGATGCGCTCAATAATGCTATCGAGCAAACGACGACCAATGTGGAGCGTATCAAAAATCAGCTAACGACGATGTTGCGGGTACCGATCAATATCTCGAATGAGCTGTTGTTTGATAGTCGTCTTAGTCAGGTGGTCAATACGCGGTATGACCGAGTATACGATCTGGTGGAGGCGTACCGGAATTATCAGGAATTTGACGAGTATCAACGATTGTATTCGGAGGTGTCGGCGATTCGCTTTTATGCGACCAATGATACGCTACAGGACAATCTGGAATTTATGCGTGTCAATTCGGATACGCGCAATAGCGATTGGTATCAGGCGGCGATCAACAGCCGCAAGATCAATTGGTTTTATCGCAAGGATGATCAGATCAATACACCACGGGTGCTCAGTCTCGTACGCAAAATTAATTTTACTGATTATACGACTAGCGGTGTGCTGGTGATTGAGTTGAGCCAGTCGTATCTGAATTCACTGATCAGCGCCGAGCCGTTTGAAACGATGATTTTGGATGATCGCGGCAATATCGTTTCTGCCAAAAATACCGAGCTGATTGGTAAGCGGCTGGATGATCCGGGCATTGATATTGATATCGATCTGGCGAGTCGAGGCATTTACGAGCGTGAGGTGAATGGACAGCTGTCTAATATTGTGGTGGATGAACTGATTCCAGACAGCAGTATGAATGGGCTGAAGATCGTATCGGTCTTTTCCAATAACAGCATTGTGCGCGACTCGAATATGATCATTCTGATTGGTACGGGTGTGCTGGTGGCAATTCTGCTGATCGGTCTGCTGTTTTTGCAACTGATCTCGTTGCTGATTACGCGCCGCTTGTCTGGGCTGAGTCGCCAGATTAACCGCGTCGGTACGGGGGATCTGAAAGTATCCTCCAATATTACCGGTATGGATGAGATTGGGCAGCTATCACGCAAATTCAATGATATGGTGCTGAATATTCGGCAGCTGATGGATCAGGTGTACGAGACGAATGAGCGGAATACGAAGCTGGAGATTAGCCAGCGGGATATTAATTTTAAAATGCTAGCAAGTCAGATGAATCCGCACTTCCTATTCAATGCGCTGGAATCCATCCGCATGAAGGCGCATGTGAATGGCGAAAAGGAGATCGCGTATATTGTGCGTCTGCTTGGCAAGCTGATCCGTAACAATCTGGAGATCGGCAGCAAGCATACGACAATCCACGGTGAGATGGAACTGGTACGCTCGTATCTGGAAATTCAGAAATTCCGCTTTGGTGATCGACTGAGCTATGAACTGCTGCTTGATCCACAAACAGGGGATACGTCGATTCCACCGCTGATCATTCAGCCGCTGGTGGAGAATGCCATCATCCACGGTATGGAGAGTCGGGAAAGTGGCGGCTTGATCATTATTCGTACGCTGCAAATCGAACACGATGTACTGATTGATGTGATCGATAATGGCTCCGGCATGAGTGCTGAGCGCTTGAAGCAGGTGCGTCAGTCGCTGCGCACGGATAATGAAGGCGACCGTATTGGCTTGAAAAATGTGCATCAGCGGCTTACCTTGTCGTACGGCGAGGCATATGGGCTGCATATCTCCAGCACACCGCATGCCGGTACACAGATTTCTTTTAAAATACCAGCGTCGGATGTCACGGAATCCGAATAG
- a CDS encoding aldo/keto reductase → MKQNKLGASDLVVGEIGLGCMSLGSEERQATRLLHEALDLGVTLLDTADLYDEGRNEEIVGKAIKGRRSDVVLATKVGNRRVPGKDGWEWDASKEYILEAVKDSLRRLQTDYIDLYQLHGGTLDDNIDETIEAFEQLKREGLIRQYGISSIRPNVIREYVKRSHLVSVMSQYSILDRRPEEEVLPLLAENGISAIVRGPVASGALAHGRQDKAEKGYLDIDGEEIVKLRRHLEEFCNPERTLTQLTIRYSLAHPAVGAVIPGASSSEQLRHNVEAASAPLLTEGELNAIRSLRPANTYAQHR, encoded by the coding sequence ATGAAACAGAACAAACTGGGCGCTTCCGATCTAGTGGTCGGTGAAATTGGACTCGGCTGTATGTCACTCGGCTCGGAGGAACGACAAGCAACGCGATTGCTGCATGAGGCACTGGATCTCGGCGTAACGCTGCTGGACACTGCCGATCTGTATGACGAGGGGCGCAACGAGGAGATTGTCGGTAAAGCGATCAAAGGTCGCCGCAGCGATGTCGTCTTGGCAACCAAGGTCGGCAATCGTCGTGTACCGGGCAAAGATGGCTGGGAATGGGACGCGTCGAAGGAATATATTTTGGAGGCGGTTAAGGACAGTCTGCGTCGTCTGCAAACTGATTATATCGATCTGTACCAGCTGCATGGCGGTACATTGGATGACAATATCGACGAGACGATTGAAGCGTTTGAGCAGTTGAAGCGCGAAGGTCTGATCCGCCAATATGGCATCTCCTCGATCCGCCCGAATGTGATCCGTGAATATGTAAAACGTTCGCATCTGGTGAGCGTGATGAGTCAGTATAGCATTCTGGATCGTCGTCCCGAAGAAGAGGTATTGCCATTGCTAGCGGAAAACGGCATTAGCGCCATCGTGCGCGGACCAGTGGCAAGTGGTGCGCTGGCTCATGGTCGTCAGGATAAAGCGGAAAAAGGCTATCTGGACATCGATGGCGAGGAGATTGTGAAGTTGCGTCGTCATCTGGAAGAGTTCTGCAATCCAGAACGCACCTTGACCCAACTGACGATTCGCTATTCGCTCGCACATCCGGCGGTCGGTGCAGTCATTCCGGGCGCCAGTTCGTCTGAACAGCTTCGTCATAATGTAGAGGCGGCTTCGGCACCACTGCTGACTGAAGGAGAGTTAAATGCCATTCGCTCGCTTCGTCCAGCCAATACGTATGCGCAGCACCGATAA
- a CDS encoding ZIP family metal transporter — MWSALMWGAIAGSAVLLGAVVAAFFKIPKRIIGWIMAFGTGTLIGAAAFELLEDAIEDGGLVSTAIGFVVGAVVYTVFDLYISNKGGANRKRSYYGRGSNPKDDDTDPALHDTSVAASNRAKVASGRIAAAVSDGANGASSSDSNGALQQGTSSVARHEDRGSQAGSKRGDAGNQKANGKDGGGKSESGLGIFAGTVMDAIPESIMIGASLLTGQGVSWVLVVSIFVSNIPEGLSSTVGMQQSGFSRRKIFWMWIVVLAISAAASMLGYLFLEMLPKEFKAGIGAFAGGGIIAMLCSTMAPEAYEEGGPIVGLIASLGLLAALVLSI, encoded by the coding sequence ATGTGGAGCGCATTAATGTGGGGCGCCATCGCTGGCTCGGCAGTATTGCTGGGAGCAGTTGTGGCGGCCTTTTTTAAAATTCCAAAACGAATCATCGGCTGGATTATGGCGTTCGGTACCGGAACGCTGATCGGTGCGGCTGCATTTGAATTGCTGGAGGATGCCATCGAGGATGGTGGTCTGGTGTCGACAGCGATTGGCTTCGTTGTTGGTGCGGTGGTGTATACTGTGTTTGACCTGTATATATCCAATAAGGGTGGTGCCAACCGTAAACGCTCGTATTATGGACGCGGCTCCAATCCGAAGGATGACGATACCGATCCAGCACTTCATGATACGTCTGTAGCTGCATCCAACCGTGCCAAAGTCGCTTCCGGCAGAATCGCCGCGGCTGTCAGTGATGGCGCAAACGGTGCGAGCTCTAGCGATTCTAACGGAGCTTTGCAACAAGGAACTTCTTCCGTAGCGCGTCATGAAGATCGTGGTTCTCAAGCGGGCAGTAAGCGTGGCGATGCAGGCAACCAGAAGGCAAATGGCAAAGACGGAGGCGGCAAAAGCGAAAGCGGGCTTGGTATCTTCGCCGGAACCGTGATGGATGCGATTCCCGAGTCGATTATGATTGGTGCCAGCTTACTGACTGGTCAAGGCGTAAGCTGGGTACTGGTCGTATCGATCTTCGTCAGCAATATTCCAGAAGGGCTATCCAGCACCGTCGGTATGCAGCAAAGCGGCTTCTCCCGTCGTAAAATCTTTTGGATGTGGATTGTCGTGCTAGCCATCTCAGCGGCTGCCTCGATGCTAGGCTATCTGTTTCTGGAGATGCTGCCGAAGGAATTTAAGGCAGGCATTGGCGCTTTTGCTGGCGGTGGGATTATCGCGATGCTCTGCTCCACAATGGCTCCCGAAGCGTACGAGGAAGGCGGCCCAATTGTCGGTCTGATCGCTTCACTCGGTTTGCTGGCAGCGCTGGTGTTGAGTATTTAA
- a CDS encoding pentapeptide repeat-containing protein, translating to MITINCIGNDSIQLDISSLQGANLNGLELHRAILSHQDVSYSSLVCTNLRGAELFQTNLSHSVLTSALLMTAYLQHANLEYSNLSQARCAGADFQGSNLSQSTFTQADIWKADFTGANLKGVIMLCERISDAIFTNAIYDDSTIWPSFFDPALSGAIKV from the coding sequence ATGATCACAATTAACTGTATAGGGAATGACTCTATTCAATTGGATATATCTTCTCTTCAAGGTGCGAATTTAAATGGGCTTGAACTACACCGAGCTATTTTGAGTCATCAGGATGTAAGTTATAGTAGTTTGGTTTGTACCAATTTACGTGGTGCCGAGCTGTTCCAAACGAATCTCAGTCATTCTGTATTAACTTCTGCATTATTAATGACTGCGTATTTACAACACGCCAATTTGGAGTATAGCAATCTCAGTCAGGCAAGATGTGCAGGAGCAGACTTTCAAGGTAGTAATCTATCTCAATCAACTTTCACACAAGCCGATATTTGGAAAGCGGATTTTACAGGCGCTAATCTTAAAGGAGTGATCATGCTTTGTGAGAGAATCTCTGATGCGATATTTACAAATGCCATCTATGACGACTCTACGATTTGGCCGTCTTTTTTTGATCCTGCGTTATCTGGAGCTATCAAAGTTTAA
- a CDS encoding MarR family winged helix-turn-helix transcriptional regulator, which yields METSGELLKSYLLLVDRMPRIMELPTLMRQLKSNTTEIFILHFLLNNGSQYGTDIVKATGLTTSAVTQICDKLEHEELIERTRSDQDRRYVSISITRKGGRALDKIFGTMAHKLVENIRELSDDEADELLLHLRSVEQLVLKRRQLAVK from the coding sequence TTGGAAACGTCTGGCGAACTCTTAAAAAGTTATCTCTTGCTGGTGGATCGGATGCCACGAATCATGGAACTGCCTACGCTTATGCGTCAGCTCAAATCAAACACTACCGAAATTTTCATTTTGCATTTTCTGCTCAATAACGGTAGTCAATACGGTACAGATATTGTGAAAGCAACGGGACTCACAACGAGTGCTGTTACCCAAATTTGTGACAAGCTGGAGCATGAGGAGCTGATCGAGCGTACCCGTTCGGATCAGGACCGCCGTTATGTCAGCATCTCCATCACCCGTAAAGGTGGACGCGCTCTGGATAAAATTTTCGGTACGATGGCTCACAAGCTGGTTGAGAATATTCGCGAATTGAGCGATGACGAAGCAGATGAACTGCTGCTGCATCTGCGCAGCGTAGAGCAATTGGTGCTCAAACGTCGTCAACTTGCGGTAAAATAA
- a CDS encoding thioredoxin family protein gives MERIESEDQYRQLIGEGEYTVIKFDTNWCPDCKTLDRFMGGIIEENQDKRFYAMDAEKFQDLAEQNEVRGIPSLLVYRNGEKIAHLHSKFAKTPTQVAEYLADVK, from the coding sequence ATGGAACGCATTGAAAGTGAAGATCAATACCGTCAGCTGATTGGTGAAGGAGAATACACCGTAATCAAGTTCGACACCAACTGGTGCCCGGACTGTAAGACACTGGATCGCTTTATGGGCGGCATTATAGAAGAAAATCAAGACAAGCGCTTCTATGCGATGGATGCTGAGAAGTTCCAAGATCTCGCTGAGCAAAATGAAGTGCGCGGCATTCCAAGTCTGCTTGTTTACCGTAATGGCGAGAAGATAGCCCACTTGCATAGCAAATTTGCGAAAACACCTACTCAAGTAGCTGAATATTTGGCTGACGTGAAATAA
- a CDS encoding YwbE family protein, translated as MNGQTRANIKAGLEVDIVLKQDQRTGKLTRGIVKDILTNSPNHPHGIKVRLASGQVGRVKHIIAASN; from the coding sequence ATGAACGGACAAACACGCGCTAATATCAAAGCAGGGCTGGAAGTGGATATTGTACTCAAGCAGGACCAGCGTACCGGCAAGCTAACGCGCGGGATCGTCAAAGATATTTTGACCAATTCGCCGAATCATCCGCATGGCATCAAGGTGCGGCTCGCGTCAGGGCAGGTAGGACGGGTAAAACATATTATTGCGGCTTCTAACTGA
- a CDS encoding alpha/beta hydrolase — protein MKGTLFVERHAGRELLIYLPPSYDQAQYPLPVVYVQDSGDLFDPVLNGNIYHLELRFAAGTLPEMMLVGIVPNDRIHEYTPWSAQKLEPGRHYDHFGGRASQYLYDITHKVKPWVDRNFYTDPRPECTGIVGKSLGGLVSLFAAYVYPEVFGRIGAMSASLWYEGFVEFMAERQLDHHLRIYMDIGSLEGTSKTNRQRFMQSLTDEAALILSGNELQPDQLHFIRHEGEDHESDSFYRRFPEMMDWLFARNTVRLLK, from the coding sequence ATGAAGGGAACATTGTTTGTGGAGAGGCATGCTGGGCGGGAGCTGCTTATTTATTTGCCGCCTTCGTATGATCAGGCGCAGTATCCGTTGCCAGTCGTGTATGTACAGGACAGCGGCGATCTATTCGATCCTGTGCTGAACGGCAACATTTATCATTTGGAATTGCGGTTTGCAGCGGGAACGCTGCCGGAGATGATGCTGGTGGGCATTGTGCCGAATGACCGTATCCATGAATATACTCCGTGGTCAGCGCAAAAGCTGGAGCCGGGGCGGCATTATGATCACTTTGGCGGCAGAGCGAGCCAGTATCTGTACGATATTACCCATAAGGTGAAGCCGTGGGTCGACCGCAACTTTTATACCGATCCGCGCCCCGAGTGTACGGGAATCGTTGGTAAATCGCTAGGTGGTCTCGTCTCGCTGTTTGCGGCTTATGTCTATCCCGAAGTATTCGGGCGTATCGGCGCGATGTCGGCATCACTCTGGTATGAGGGCTTCGTCGAATTTATGGCGGAGCGCCAATTGGATCACCATCTGCGCATCTATATGGATATCGGATCGCTGGAAGGTACTAGCAAAACGAATCGTCAGCGGTTTATGCAGTCACTAACCGATGAAGCGGCGTTGATTCTATCTGGCAATGAGCTACAGCCGGATCAGCTTCATTTTATTCGTCATGAAGGGGAAGACCATGAATCGGATTCGTTTTACCGACGCTTCCCAGAAATGATGGACTGGCTGTTTGCCCGCAATACGGTACGATTGCTCAAATAA
- the def gene encoding peptide deformylase has translation MNQSSLPFVTMDEIVREGDPILRKVTEPVNLPLSDEERTTVNRMMEFLKQSQDEKAAEKYGLRPGIGLSANQIGWDARVFVVYFTDDQDRQLEYVFCNPKIVSHSAAMTYLEHGEGCLSVDRPVDGYVPRYEKVTVQAFTPEGQSFKLKLKGFSAIVFQHEYDHLNGVMFYDHINRQDPFTLPETEFIKPL, from the coding sequence TTGAATCAATCATCACTTCCCTTTGTAACGATGGACGAAATTGTACGCGAAGGCGATCCGATTTTGCGCAAGGTAACGGAACCCGTAAACTTGCCGTTATCGGATGAAGAACGTACAACTGTTAATCGCATGATGGAGTTTTTGAAGCAATCACAGGATGAAAAAGCAGCCGAAAAATATGGTCTCCGACCGGGCATCGGTTTGTCTGCCAATCAGATTGGCTGGGACGCACGCGTGTTTGTAGTCTATTTTACCGATGATCAGGATCGTCAGCTTGAATATGTATTTTGCAATCCCAAAATCGTCAGTCACTCTGCGGCAATGACCTATCTTGAGCATGGGGAAGGCTGTCTGTCTGTAGATCGTCCAGTGGACGGATATGTACCGCGTTATGAGAAAGTGACCGTGCAGGCATTTACGCCGGAGGGGCAGTCGTTCAAGCTGAAGCTGAAGGGCTTCTCCGCAATCGTATTCCAGCACGAATATGATCATTTAAATGGAGTTATGTTCTATGATCACATTAATAGGCAGGACCCGTTTACCCTGCCAGAGACCGAATTTATTAAGCCGCTCTAA
- a CDS encoding response regulator transcription factor — translation MFKVMIVDDEPAIREGLKTIIDWDRMGFEVVDAAANGREALQKFERIQPDLMIMDIRMPGMSGLEVIQQLRQEHNQAHVLILSGHADFEYARRALGYGVDGYLLKPVDEEEMEQELRRVYRTLEQEQRGNAVQPHQVPAYELVEQMLLSTSGREQERALQELRLDWGRYQIILLEWHAGTGEQAEGIHRPLQRLRSWWQGEEQHIVFAAGPWIGILTGRQYDQQALADLRQRLLDEDGGREQWYIAAGDMEEEAELIHDSYEQAQQLLEGRFWFDASGVALAGQGTVHGAYEGTDGNTKAQTAAPAPQAAEWADRLYYAVDIRSLAAAQRVLQELLDTCHRATMPERETKSLCSHVLSLALSRLPGSVSGSGPAVQQCLALIPELYSAATAAGVVELISERLDCLLQSIDGGSHESVMKQMTDFIRRHYSDNLKLELLAEVFNYNSAYLGKMFKTYTGDSFNHFLDQVRLDRAKELLAQGMKVHKVAAQVGYANVDYFHSKFKKYTGISPSAYREQLDRQLD, via the coding sequence ATGTTTAAAGTGATGATTGTCGACGATGAACCGGCGATTCGGGAAGGATTGAAAACGATTATTGACTGGGACCGCATGGGTTTTGAGGTGGTGGATGCGGCGGCAAATGGGCGCGAAGCGCTGCAAAAGTTTGAACGCATTCAGCCCGATCTGATGATTATGGATATCCGTATGCCGGGCATGAGCGGGCTGGAAGTGATTCAGCAGCTACGTCAGGAGCATAATCAGGCGCATGTGCTGATTTTGAGTGGTCATGCCGATTTTGAGTATGCGCGCCGAGCACTTGGTTATGGAGTGGATGGCTATCTATTGAAGCCAGTGGATGAGGAAGAGATGGAGCAGGAGCTGCGCCGTGTCTATCGCACGCTAGAGCAGGAGCAGCGCGGCAATGCTGTACAGCCGCATCAGGTACCGGCATATGAGCTTGTGGAGCAGATGCTGCTTAGTACATCCGGTAGAGAGCAGGAACGGGCGCTGCAGGAGCTGCGATTGGACTGGGGAAGGTATCAGATTATTTTGCTGGAATGGCATGCGGGAACGGGAGAACAGGCAGAAGGCATCCATCGTCCGTTGCAGCGGCTGCGTAGCTGGTGGCAAGGGGAAGAACAGCATATTGTATTTGCGGCGGGGCCGTGGATCGGCATATTGACCGGCAGGCAGTATGATCAGCAGGCACTGGCTGATTTGAGACAGCGGTTGCTGGATGAAGACGGTGGTCGAGAGCAATGGTATATTGCCGCTGGGGATATGGAAGAGGAAGCGGAGCTGATTCATGACAGCTATGAGCAGGCGCAGCAGCTGCTAGAAGGACGCTTTTGGTTTGATGCTTCCGGGGTAGCGCTGGCAGGGCAAGGAACTGTACATGGCGCTTATGAAGGAACGGACGGCAACACCAAAGCACAGACAGCGGCTCCGGCTCCACAGGCAGCAGAATGGGCAGATCGGCTGTATTATGCGGTCGATATTCGCAGTCTGGCGGCGGCACAACGGGTCTTGCAGGAGCTGCTAGATACGTGTCACCGCGCAACCATGCCAGAGCGCGAAACGAAAAGTCTATGCTCGCATGTATTATCGCTGGCGCTCAGTCGCTTACCGGGGAGTGTGTCTGGCTCAGGTCCAGCAGTGCAGCAATGTCTAGCGTTGATTCCAGAGCTGTATTCCGCTGCCACGGCGGCAGGTGTAGTGGAGCTGATCAGCGAACGGCTGGATTGCCTGCTGCAATCGATTGACGGCGGCAGTCATGAATCAGTAATGAAGCAGATGACCGACTTTATCCGTCGTCATTACAGCGACAATCTGAAGCTGGAGCTGCTGGCAGAGGTATTCAATTACAATAGCGCATATTTAGGCAAAATGTTCAAAACATACACGGGCGATTCATTCAATCACTTTCTCGATCAGGTGCGGCTGGATCGTGCCAAGGAATTGCTGGCACAGGGAATGAAGGTGCACAAGGTCGCGGCACAGGTTGGATATGCGAATGTAGACTATTTTCATAGCAAATTCAAAAAGTACACGGGCATCTCGCCATCTGCGTATCGGGAGCAGCTGGATCGACAATTGGATTGA